GGGGGTGGCCCGCGTGCGGCTATATTGTGCGCACTGGGGTTATTTTTCGTTTCTCGCCGCTAAACAACGACTCTGACCCCTTGAACCTGAGGCGGCTATTCTACACCGCATGCCTCTCGACCAACTGTTCCTTCTGCGCGCCGACTTCGCCGACCCCGCCCTCGGCCCGGGCACGTACCACTGCACCGACTGCGCTCGCATTGAAGGGTTGCTGAGTTTCTTCCCCGCGCTCCGCACGCAACTCGACGTGACGTACGTCGACTTCCCGCGGCCGCGCGCGCCGATCGTGGCGCTGCTCGGGGAGGCGTATCAGAACTGTCCGGTGCTGGTGGTGCTGAACGCGCCTGAGCGGCACGCGGCGTTGCTGCGGGAGAGCGCGGTTACGGGGCAGCGGTATTGCACGGGCGCCGACGACATCACGGCGTACCTGCACGCCGCGTACGGGGTGAGTGCGGCGCATCCGTAGGTGTTAGGCTCATAGCATGAGCCGCCGTGCCACCGCGCGCTCATCATGTTCGAACGCATCCGCGAAGCTTTCGACCTCGTCCTTGGTGAAGCCGAGTGCCTTCGCGACGGCG
The Gemmatimonas sp. genome window above contains:
- a CDS encoding DUF3088 family protein, which codes for MPLDQLFLLRADFADPALGPGTYHCTDCARIEGLLSFFPALRTQLDVTYVDFPRPRAPIVALLGEAYQNCPVLVVLNAPERHAALLRESAVTGQRYCTGADDITAYLHAAYGVSAAHP